A genomic window from Purpureocillium takamizusanense chromosome 2, complete sequence includes:
- a CDS encoding Feruloyl esterase (SECRETED:SignalP(1-21~SECRETED:cutsite=CVA-TS~SECRETED:prob=0.6519)~EggNog:ENOG503NWMK~COG:G), with translation MAFWLSLCVALAASHFPLCVATSQYPSTSFESKCSDLRHAAQPSNITPLYSEYVPAGTNLVVPGLDPSCFNSTTIHVDICRLGLNVTTSDRSDFIMEVWLPRNWTRRFLSTGNAGINGCIGYDDMTYATELGFAATGSNNGHSGQNGTRFLNNLEVVIDYSYRSLTMSTAIGKHVTDKFYGKAHRKSYYLGCSTGGRQGFKMAQDFPDIFDGIVAGAPAFNFQGLLAWSGLFHSIIKEVGPEGVPPRTSWAAIDAEMSSQCDHLDGAIDGIFEDPSLCNFRPEALICRPGVNSATCLTGKQADTIRRFLSPVDGVNGTFVYPRAEPFSGIVGSILSVYGSEQFQYTDHWFKYAVYNDSNLDTESLTPEQWEYAFKHDPASVRTYSGDLTQMRDRGAKLLHYHGLEDPLISSASSTHYYNLASRTMSLASADIDRFYRYFRISGMSHCLGGTGASAIGNRGDNMASRDPTANVLTAMTRWVEEGVPPDFVTGTRLQDAGAPGQVDYTRRHCKYPLRNVMKAGGNYTNVDDWHCVL, from the coding sequence ATGGCGTTTTGGTTGAGCCTCtgcgtcgccctcgctgcgAGCCACTTCCCTCTTTGTGTCGCTACATCGCAGTACCCGTCGACCAGTTTCGAGAGCAAATGCTCTGATCTCAGACACGCCGCCCAACCGTCGAACATCACGCCGCTATACTCGGAGTACGTCCCTGCCGGAACCAACCTGGTCGTGCCCGGCCTCGATCCGTCATGCTTCAACTCAACCACCATCCACGTTGACATTTGCCGCCTCGGCTTAAATGTAACCACGTCCGACCGCTCCGACTTCATCATGGAGGTCTGGTTGCCCCGGAACTGGACGCGCCGATTCCTCTCGACTGGCAACGCTGGTATCAATGGCTGCATCGGCTACGACGACATGACATACGCCACCGAACTGGGTTTTGCCGCGACGGGCTCGAACAACGGACACAGCGGACAAAACGGCACTCGCTTCCTGAACAACCTTGAGGTTGTCATTGACTACTCGTACCGCTCTCTGACAATGTCCACCGCCATCGGCAAGCACGTCACCGACAAGTTTTACGGAAAGGCACACAGGAAGTCGTATTACCTGGGCTGCTCCACCGGGGGTCGGCAGGGATTCAAGATGGCACAGGACTTTCCCGATATTTTCGACGGGATTGTGGCTGGGGCGCCTGCGTTCAACTTTCAGGGCTTACTGGCATGGTCCGGCCTGTTCCACAGCATCATCAAAGAGGTCGGTCCGGAGGGAGTTCCCCCACGTACGTCGTGGGCCGCGATCGACGCCGAGATGTCGTCTCAGTGCGACCACCTTGACGGAGCAATCGATGGCATATTCGAGGACCCTTCTTTGTGCAACTTTAGACCCGAGGCGCTTATCTGCCGCCCCGGCGTCAACTCAGCGACGTGTCTCACCGGCAAGCAGGCAGATACGATTAGACGCTTCCTgtcgcccgtcgacggcgtcaatgGCACTTTTGTCTATCCACGTGCCGAGCCCTTtagcggcatcgtcggctcCATACTTTCGGTCTATGGCAGCGAGCAGTTTCAGTATACGGACCACTGGTTCAAGTATGCCGTCTACAACGACTCCAACCTAGATACGGAGAGCTTGACGCCCGAGCAGTGGGAATACGCCTTCAAGCACGACCCCGCGAGTGTCAGAACGTACTCGGGCGACCTCACCCAGATGAGAGACCGCGGTGCCAAGCTGCTGCACTACCACGGCTTGGAGGACCCCTTGATCAGCTCCGCGAGCTCCACGCACTACTACAACCTTGCGTCCCGGACGATGAGCCTCGCCAGCGCGGACATAGACAGGTTCTATCGGTACTTCCGCATCAGCGGCATGAGTCActgcctcggcggcacgggcgccaGCGCGATCGGGAACCGCGGGGACAACATGGCGAGTCGAGATCCCACGGCCAACGTCTTAACTGCCATGACTCGCTGGGTCGAGGAAGGTGTTCCGCCCGACTTTGTCACGGGCACCAGGCTCCAGGATGCGGGAGCGCCCGGTCAAGTAGACTACACACGAAGGCATTGCAAATACCCGCTGAGAAACGTAATGAAGGCCGGGGGCAATTATACCAACGTGGACGACTGGCACTGCGTGCTGTAG